From Streptomyces griseorubiginosus, one genomic window encodes:
- a CDS encoding uracil-DNA glycosylase — protein sequence MAPRPLHELVEAGWAKALEPVAERIAAMGDFLRAEIAAGRTYLPAGPNVLRAFQQPFDDVRVLIVGQDPYPTPGMAIGLSFAVAPEVRSLPGSLENIFREMHSDLGLPRPSNGDLTPWTRQGVLLLNRALTTAPRKPGAHRGQGWEEVTEQAIRALAARGKPLVSILWGRDARNLRPLLGDLPAIESAHPSPMSADRGFFGSRPFSRANDLLVGQGMEPVDWRLP from the coding sequence GTGGCACCACGACCTCTGCATGAACTTGTTGAAGCGGGCTGGGCGAAGGCCCTGGAACCCGTCGCCGAACGCATCGCCGCGATGGGGGACTTCCTGCGGGCCGAGATAGCGGCCGGCCGGACCTACCTGCCCGCCGGACCGAATGTGCTGCGGGCCTTCCAGCAGCCCTTCGACGATGTGCGCGTCCTGATCGTGGGTCAGGACCCCTATCCCACGCCGGGGATGGCCATCGGGCTGAGCTTCGCGGTGGCGCCGGAGGTGCGCTCGCTGCCGGGGAGCCTGGAGAACATCTTCCGGGAGATGCACTCCGACCTCGGGCTGCCCAGGCCGTCGAACGGCGACCTGACGCCCTGGACCCGGCAGGGCGTGCTGCTGCTCAACAGGGCGTTGACCACGGCTCCGCGCAAGCCGGGCGCGCACCGCGGGCAGGGCTGGGAGGAGGTCACCGAGCAGGCGATACGAGCCCTCGCGGCGCGGGGCAAGCCGCTCGTGTCGATCCTGTGGGGCCGCGACGCGCGCAATCTGCGCCCCCTGCTGGGGGATCTGCCGGCGATCGAGTCCGCGCATCCGTCCCCGATGTCGGCGGACCGGGGCTTCTTCGGCTCGCGCCCGTTCAGCCGCGCGAACGACCTGCTCGTCGGACAGGGTATGGAGCCGGTGGACTGGCGGCTTCCCTGA
- a CDS encoding HAD family phosphatase gives MSRLSGTAVIFDLDGTLVDSEPNYYEAGRQTLAEHGVPDFSWADHERYVGISTQETVARWKARYGLRASVPELLAAKNRRYLELARGGTRVYPEMRKFVELLAGEGVPMAVASGSSPEAIGAILAGTGLDVHLRTTVSADEVAHGKPAPDVLLEAARRLGAAPADCVVLEDAAPGAAAAHAAGMRCIAIPYVAAQADAPEFTRAALLLRGGQEEFTARAAFEWLGRAAD, from the coding sequence ATGAGCAGGCTCAGCGGCACAGCGGTCATCTTCGATCTCGACGGAACGCTCGTGGACAGCGAGCCGAACTACTACGAAGCGGGTCGGCAGACCCTCGCCGAGCACGGGGTCCCGGATTTCAGCTGGGCCGACCACGAGCGGTACGTCGGGATCAGTACGCAGGAGACGGTGGCGCGCTGGAAGGCGCGGTACGGGCTGCGGGCCTCGGTGCCGGAACTGCTCGCCGCGAAGAACCGGCGCTATCTGGAGCTGGCTCGTGGCGGCACTCGCGTGTACCCCGAGATGCGGAAGTTCGTGGAGCTGCTGGCCGGGGAGGGGGTGCCGATGGCGGTGGCCTCGGGGTCCTCGCCGGAGGCCATCGGGGCGATCCTGGCCGGGACGGGGCTGGACGTGCACCTCCGGACGACCGTCTCGGCCGACGAGGTGGCCCACGGCAAGCCCGCGCCGGACGTCCTCCTGGAGGCGGCCCGCCGGCTGGGCGCCGCCCCGGCCGACTGCGTGGTCCTGGAGGACGCGGCCCCTGGTGCCGCCGCCGCGCACGCAGCCGGGATGCGCTGCATCGCGATCCCCTACGTCGCCGCCCAGGCGGACGCCCCGGAGTTCACCCGCGCCGCTCTGCTCCTGCGGGGAGGCCAGGAGGAGTTCACGGCACGGGCGGCTTTCGAGTGGCTGGGGCGGGCGGCGGACTGA
- a CDS encoding FAD-binding oxidoreductase → MSSTPAQAARRELTDFTGELIGPDDTGYEEARTVYNAMIDRRPALVARCADADAVARTIGFARAHGLPLAVRGGGHHGAGLGTVDGGVVADLSPLKDIQVDPQARTVRVGGGCVWGEVDRATNAHGLATPSGIVSTTGVGGIATGGGLGHLTRRCGLTIDNLLEADVVLADGNQVRASADENSDLFWAIRGGGGNFGVVTSFVFRLHEISTVIAGPTFWAVEDSAAVLSAYREFILGAPRELNGFFLHGTVPPAPPFPEEIQLRKTAGVVWCFTGDDTEAAARAMAPLLDALPTPLLHAPMPMQHPDLQSMFDGLYPPGHQWYWRADFVESVPDDAVQLHAKFGAEVPTVQSTMHLYPIDGAAHDVGQDETPWVYRHANWASVYAGVDPDPANAELIKRWTVEYFDALHPFSAGGAYVNMMMDEGQERVRASYRGNYDRLARTKADRDPDNVFRLNQNIQPAPRPSHGARP, encoded by the coding sequence ATGTCCAGCACACCCGCCCAGGCCGCACGCCGGGAGCTGACCGACTTCACCGGAGAGCTGATCGGACCCGACGACACCGGGTACGAGGAGGCCCGGACCGTCTACAACGCGATGATCGACCGGCGCCCCGCCCTCGTCGCGCGCTGCGCCGACGCGGACGCGGTGGCCCGCACGATCGGCTTCGCCCGCGCCCACGGCCTGCCGCTCGCCGTGCGCGGCGGCGGCCACCACGGCGCCGGGCTCGGCACCGTCGACGGGGGAGTGGTCGCCGACCTGTCCCCCCTCAAGGACATCCAGGTCGACCCACAGGCCCGCACCGTGCGGGTCGGCGGCGGCTGCGTGTGGGGCGAGGTGGACCGCGCCACCAACGCGCACGGCCTGGCCACGCCCAGCGGCATCGTCTCCACGACCGGCGTCGGCGGCATCGCCACCGGCGGCGGGCTCGGCCACCTCACCCGCAGGTGCGGGCTGACCATCGACAACCTGCTGGAGGCCGACGTCGTCCTCGCCGACGGCAACCAGGTGCGCGCGAGCGCCGACGAGAACAGCGACCTGTTCTGGGCGATCCGGGGCGGCGGCGGCAACTTCGGCGTCGTCACGTCGTTCGTCTTCCGGCTGCACGAGATCAGTACGGTGATCGCCGGACCGACCTTCTGGGCGGTCGAGGACAGCGCCGCGGTCCTCTCCGCCTACCGCGAGTTCATCCTCGGAGCGCCCCGCGAGCTGAACGGCTTCTTCCTGCACGGCACCGTCCCGCCGGCCCCTCCGTTCCCCGAGGAGATCCAGCTCCGCAAGACGGCCGGCGTGGTCTGGTGCTTCACCGGCGACGACACCGAGGCCGCCGCACGTGCGATGGCCCCGCTGCTCGACGCCCTGCCCACCCCGCTGCTGCACGCCCCCATGCCCATGCAGCACCCCGACCTCCAGTCCATGTTCGACGGGCTCTACCCGCCGGGCCACCAGTGGTACTGGCGGGCCGACTTCGTCGAGAGCGTCCCGGACGACGCGGTTCAGCTGCACGCCAAGTTCGGCGCCGAGGTGCCGACCGTCCAGTCGACCATGCACCTCTACCCGATCGACGGCGCCGCCCACGACGTGGGCCAGGACGAGACCCCGTGGGTCTACCGCCACGCCAACTGGGCCTCCGTCTACGCCGGAGTCGACCCGGACCCGGCCAACGCCGAGCTGATCAAGCGGTGGACCGTCGAGTACTTCGACGCCCTGCACCCGTTCTCGGCGGGCGGCGCCTACGTCAACATGATGATGGACGAGGGCCAGGAGCGGGTCCGCGCCAGCTACCGCGGCAACTACGACCGCCTCGCCCGCACCAAGGCCGACCGCGACCCGGACAACGTGTTCCGCCTCAACCAGAACATCCAGCCCGCACCGAGGCCTTCGCACGGGGCACGGCCGTAG
- a CDS encoding FUSC family protein, whose translation MLKRVFTAPDPGRVRLRFAARAVLGIGLAVVVCGLAGHSLAGAVTGGLAALLALFTVTDATVRGQAVTTALLPLVGLPVLTAAAALHDHPVARDLTFLAVVGAGVYARRWGPRGHSLGVFAFMTFFVAQFLHAGTGQLPELYAAVLLSLLTAAAVRFGLWCYERRLPPAPVPAPPAGTGLARATTRQAVQATAGAGFALVVGQLISGQRWYWAVGATWWIFVNTTSRGETLVRGFRRVLGTVIGIGLGLLVAVPLHGAPAPTAVLAAVCVFGVFYTAAVSYTWMMLWVTLLAELLYGLLGVLEPGLLALRLAETGVGAVGAVLAVLFVLPITTHTVTDAWIQRALRCVHACTAEAAARLAGVPDADPAGRVTELEQLLGRVRLSVAPLVHPLNPMSARKRRARRVLALLDDCAREIRGLVAVAADPEASHDARLAAACWRVETAVEALTGGRDLPVTDRPLAEEPALAHLHGLERALAELATPLRTPSGSPLVGA comes from the coding sequence GTGCTGAAGAGGGTGTTCACGGCTCCGGACCCGGGCCGGGTCCGACTGCGCTTCGCCGCGCGGGCGGTGCTCGGCATCGGGCTCGCGGTCGTCGTCTGCGGCCTCGCGGGTCACTCCCTCGCCGGAGCCGTCACCGGCGGTCTCGCCGCGCTGCTGGCCCTGTTCACCGTCACGGACGCCACCGTGCGGGGCCAGGCCGTCACCACCGCGCTGCTGCCCCTCGTCGGTCTGCCCGTCCTCACCGCGGCGGCCGCGCTCCACGACCACCCCGTCGCCCGCGACCTCACCTTCCTCGCCGTGGTCGGGGCGGGCGTGTACGCGCGGCGCTGGGGCCCGCGCGGGCACAGTCTCGGCGTCTTCGCGTTCATGACCTTCTTCGTGGCGCAGTTCCTGCACGCCGGCACCGGCCAACTGCCCGAGCTGTACGCCGCCGTCCTGCTGTCCCTCCTCACCGCCGCCGCGGTCCGCTTCGGACTGTGGTGCTACGAGCGGCGGCTGCCCCCGGCACCCGTGCCCGCCCCGCCCGCCGGTACCGGTCTCGCCCGCGCGACCACCCGCCAGGCGGTCCAGGCCACGGCCGGCGCGGGCTTCGCCCTGGTCGTCGGCCAGCTGATCTCGGGACAACGCTGGTACTGGGCCGTCGGCGCCACCTGGTGGATCTTCGTGAACACCACCTCACGCGGCGAGACCCTGGTGCGCGGCTTCCGCCGTGTCCTCGGCACGGTGATCGGCATCGGACTCGGCCTGCTCGTCGCCGTACCGCTGCACGGAGCCCCGGCCCCGACGGCCGTACTCGCCGCCGTCTGCGTCTTCGGTGTCTTCTACACGGCCGCCGTCTCGTACACCTGGATGATGCTCTGGGTCACCCTGCTCGCCGAGCTCCTCTACGGCCTCCTCGGCGTCCTCGAGCCCGGTCTGCTGGCCCTGCGCCTCGCGGAGACCGGAGTGGGCGCGGTCGGCGCCGTCCTCGCGGTGCTGTTCGTGCTGCCGATCACCACCCACACCGTCACCGACGCCTGGATCCAGCGCGCCCTGCGCTGCGTGCACGCCTGCACGGCCGAGGCGGCGGCCCGGCTGGCCGGGGTACCGGACGCCGACCCGGCCGGCCGGGTGACCGAACTGGAGCAGCTGCTCGGCAGGGTCCGCCTCTCCGTGGCCCCGCTGGTCCACCCCCTGAACCCCATGTCGGCCCGCAAGCGACGCGCCCGGCGGGTGCTGGCCCTCCTCGACGACTGCGCCCGGGAGATCCGCGGCCTGGTCGCCGTCGCCGCCGACCCGGAGGCCTCGCACGACGCCCGGCTGGCCGCGGCGTGCTGGCGGGTGGAGACCGCGGTGGAGGCCCTCACCGGCGGCAGGGACCTCCCGGTGACGGACCGCCCCCTCGCCGAGGAGCCCGCGCTGGCCCATCTGCACGGCCTGGAGCGGGCGCTCGCCGAACTGGCGACACCGCTGCGGACGCCGTCCGGATCACCACTGGTCGGAGCCTGA
- a CDS encoding sirohydrochlorin chelatase: MSSPTGPASGLPVRMPRPRQPGRHRRPEPLAAPEGAPALVLAVPGTPGAATRSLAEEVVSIARSELPGLDARIGYLDGDDSEFPTLQAVLVHAAEERTARYAQAKAAGMDVKEPEGPVAVVVPLLAGPDNALLRRIRQAVMDSRIAADLTDVLGPHPLLAEALHVRLSEAGLARADRARLFTVATAADGIVLAAVGGEEAVQAAGITGMLLAARLAVPVMAAALDQEGSIASIADQLRSSGSQQLALAPYLIGPEIDPSVIEEAAKEAGCSAADPLGPYPAIGKLALAKYTTALGIAPQQAQGAPVR, from the coding sequence ATGAGCTCCCCCACTGGGCCCGCGTCCGGCCTGCCAGTACGAATGCCGCGACCTCGCCAGCCCGGGCGGCACCGCCGACCCGAGCCCCTGGCGGCTCCCGAGGGCGCGCCCGCGCTCGTCCTCGCGGTCCCGGGCACGCCCGGTGCCGCCACGCGCAGCCTCGCCGAGGAGGTCGTGAGCATCGCGCGTTCCGAGCTGCCCGGCCTCGACGCCCGGATCGGGTACCTCGACGGGGACGACTCGGAGTTCCCCACGCTCCAGGCCGTCCTGGTCCATGCCGCCGAGGAGCGCACGGCGCGTTACGCGCAGGCCAAGGCCGCCGGGATGGACGTCAAGGAGCCCGAGGGCCCCGTCGCCGTCGTCGTGCCGCTGCTCGCCGGCCCGGACAACGCGCTGCTGCGCCGGATCCGCCAGGCCGTGATGGACAGCCGGATCGCGGCCGACCTCACCGATGTGCTGGGCCCGCACCCGCTGCTCGCCGAGGCGCTGCACGTGCGGCTCTCGGAGGCCGGGCTGGCTCGCGCCGACCGGGCCCGGCTGTTCACCGTGGCGACGGCCGCGGACGGCATCGTCCTGGCCGCCGTGGGCGGCGAGGAGGCCGTACAGGCGGCCGGGATCACCGGCATGCTGCTCGCCGCGCGCCTCGCGGTGCCGGTGATGGCGGCGGCGCTCGACCAGGAGGGCTCGATCGCGTCCATCGCCGACCAGCTGCGGTCCTCCGGCTCCCAGCAGCTGGCGCTGGCGCCGTACCTGATAGGGCCGGAGATCGACCCCTCCGTGATCGAGGAGGCGGCCAAGGAGGCCGGTTGCTCCGCCGCCGATCCGCTCGGCCCCTACCCGGCGATCGGCAAGCTCGCCCTCGCCAAGTACACGACCGCGCTGGGCATCGCCCCGCAGCAGGCGCAGGGCGCGCCGGTGCGCTGA
- a CDS encoding Lrp/AsnC family transcriptional regulator produces the protein MAVDELDTRILQLLLEQPRTSVREYARILGVARGTLQARLDRLERDGVITGTGPSLSAAALGHPVLAFVHIEVTQGRLDDVGDALAAVPEIVEAFSIAGGGDLLTRVVARDNAHLEDVIQTVISLPGVVRTRTEVALRERVAYRLLPLVESVGRAARS, from the coding sequence ATGGCCGTGGACGAGCTCGACACCCGGATCCTGCAGCTGCTGCTGGAGCAGCCGCGGACGAGTGTGCGGGAGTACGCCCGGATTCTCGGGGTCGCTCGCGGGACCCTCCAGGCGCGCCTGGACCGGTTGGAGCGGGACGGGGTGATCACCGGCACGGGGCCCTCGCTGTCGGCCGCCGCGCTGGGACATCCGGTGCTGGCGTTCGTGCACATCGAGGTGACGCAGGGGCGGCTCGACGATGTGGGGGACGCGCTGGCGGCCGTACCGGAGATCGTGGAGGCGTTCTCGATCGCGGGCGGCGGGGATCTGCTGACCCGGGTCGTGGCGCGGGACAACGCGCATCTGGAGGACGTGATCCAGACGGTGATCAGCCTGCCCGGCGTGGTGCGGACCCGTACCGAGGTGGCGCTGCGGGAGCGGGTCGCGTACCGGTTGCTGCCGCTGGTGGAGTCGGTCGGGCGCGCTGCCCGGAGTTGA
- the modB gene encoding molybdate ABC transporter permease subunit: MTFRSPGRADAADTLTGGPRRRRALRGGAPLPLLVPALIGLAFLTLPLVALLIRAPWRSMPDLLTSSEVWQALRLSLVCATAATAVSLVIGVPLAWLLARVDFPGRGVVRALVTLPLVLPPVVGGVALLMALGRNGVVGKWLDTWFGITLPFTTTGVVIAEAFVAMPFLVISVEGTLRAADPRFEEAAATLGASRFTAFRRVTLPLIAPGIAAGAVLAWARALGEFGATITFAGNFPGRTQTMPLAVYLALQNDPESAIALSLVLLAVSVAVLAGLRDRWMTAS, encoded by the coding sequence GTGACGTTCCGCTCCCCGGGCCGGGCCGACGCCGCGGACACCCTCACCGGCGGTCCGCGGCGCCGCCGTGCCCTCAGGGGCGGTGCTCCGCTGCCGCTGCTCGTCCCCGCCCTGATCGGCCTGGCCTTTCTCACCCTGCCGCTCGTCGCCCTGCTGATCAGAGCTCCCTGGCGCAGCATGCCCGACCTGCTCACCAGCTCCGAGGTCTGGCAGGCGCTCCGGCTCTCCCTGGTGTGCGCGACCGCGGCGACCGCGGTGAGCCTGGTCATCGGCGTGCCCCTGGCCTGGCTGCTGGCCCGCGTGGACTTCCCCGGCCGCGGTGTCGTGCGGGCCCTGGTCACGCTGCCCCTGGTGCTGCCCCCGGTGGTCGGCGGTGTCGCCCTGCTGATGGCGCTGGGCCGCAACGGGGTCGTCGGCAAGTGGCTGGACACCTGGTTCGGCATCACGCTCCCCTTCACCACCACCGGGGTCGTGATCGCCGAGGCCTTCGTGGCGATGCCGTTCCTCGTCATCAGCGTCGAGGGCACCCTGCGCGCCGCCGATCCCCGCTTCGAGGAGGCCGCCGCCACGCTCGGCGCGTCCCGCTTCACCGCGTTCCGCCGCGTCACCCTCCCGCTCATCGCCCCCGGTATCGCGGCCGGCGCGGTCCTGGCCTGGGCGCGGGCGCTGGGCGAGTTCGGCGCGACGATCACCTTCGCCGGCAACTTCCCCGGCCGCACCCAGACCATGCCACTGGCCGTGTACCTCGCCCTCCAGAACGACCCGGAGTCCGCGATCGCCCTCAGCCTGGTCCTGCTCGCCGTCTCCGTCGCGGTCCTGGCCGGACTGCGCGACCGCTGGATGACCGCCTCATGA
- a CDS encoding ABC transporter ATP-binding protein — MTVPLKTAPAGLDARLVVERGSFRLDVTLTAAPGDVVALLGPNGAGKTTALRALAGLVPLSGGHLRLDGAELDRTPPESRPVGVVFQDYLLFPHLTALDNVAFGPRCHGAGKAEARAQAAVWLERMDLTAHASAKPRRLSGGQAQRVALARALATNPRLLLLDEPLAALDARTRLDVRAQLRHHLAEFEAVAVLVTHDPLDAMVLADRLVVVEDGRIVQQGTPAHIARHPRTDYIAHLVGLNLYRGEARGHTVQVEGAAEVTTTEDLTGPVFVAFPPSAVTLHRDRPTGSSARNLWRCEVAGLETHGDQIRAALTGQLPLAADLTTIAAAELDLRPGATVWATVKATQTHAYPA; from the coding sequence ATGACCGTGCCCCTCAAGACCGCCCCAGCGGGCCTCGACGCCCGTCTCGTGGTCGAGCGCGGCTCCTTCCGCCTCGACGTCACGCTCACGGCGGCACCCGGCGACGTGGTCGCGCTCCTCGGCCCGAACGGGGCCGGCAAGACCACGGCGCTGCGCGCGCTGGCCGGGCTCGTCCCGCTGTCCGGCGGTCATCTACGGCTGGACGGCGCCGAGTTGGACCGTACGCCGCCGGAGTCCCGCCCCGTCGGGGTCGTCTTCCAGGACTACCTGCTCTTCCCCCACCTGACCGCACTCGACAACGTGGCCTTCGGCCCGCGCTGCCACGGGGCGGGCAAGGCGGAGGCCCGCGCGCAGGCCGCCGTATGGCTGGAGCGCATGGACCTCACCGCGCACGCGTCCGCCAAGCCCCGGCGGCTGTCGGGCGGCCAGGCCCAACGGGTGGCCCTCGCACGCGCGTTGGCCACCAACCCGCGGCTGCTGCTCCTCGACGAACCCCTCGCCGCGCTCGACGCCCGCACCCGTCTCGACGTCCGCGCCCAACTCCGTCACCATCTGGCCGAGTTCGAGGCCGTCGCCGTCCTCGTCACGCACGATCCACTGGACGCCATGGTCCTCGCCGACCGCCTCGTCGTCGTCGAGGACGGCCGGATCGTCCAGCAGGGCACCCCGGCGCACATCGCCCGGCATCCCCGCACCGACTACATCGCCCACCTGGTCGGCCTCAATCTCTACCGGGGTGAGGCGCGGGGGCACACCGTCCAGGTCGAGGGGGCGGCGGAGGTCACCACCACCGAGGACCTCACCGGTCCCGTCTTCGTCGCCTTCCCGCCCAGCGCGGTCACCCTCCACCGCGACCGGCCGACCGGCTCCAGCGCCCGCAACCTCTGGCGCTGCGAGGTCGCAGGACTGGAGACGCACGGCGACCAGATCCGCGCCGCGCTCACCGGGCAACTCCCCCTCGCCGCAGACCTCACGACGATCGCCGCCGCGGAACTCGACCTGCGTCCGGGGGCCACCGTATGGGCCACGGTGAAGGCGACACAGACACACGCGTACCCGGCGTGA
- a CDS encoding N-acetylglucosamine kinase: MAEGFLAVDSGGSGLRVVLGVPGQGTGRGITGPRESSVPVRTGPGGINPGHLMEQLVPMVRSLLPGSGVSALGTAVVGAAGLATLGDALRAELPAALAREFGVRTVALVADAVTAYTGALGPRPGAVLAAGTGLIAIGTDLKAWRRADGWGHLLGDCGGGAWIGRAGLEAALRAHDGRPGGSTALLALSEEAFGPVRELPGRLYPRSDRPAVLASFAPRVAACADRDPVAAGILREAARHMAESAAAVCPAEGEPRVCLTGGLFRTGAALVVPLEEELRRLLPHARQVPAAGGPLEGSVLIATELAGSSCTLPSDESMLYVVTPKRG, from the coding sequence GTGGCGGAAGGGTTCCTGGCCGTCGACTCCGGTGGTTCCGGACTGCGGGTGGTCCTGGGCGTCCCGGGCCAGGGGACCGGCCGGGGGATCACGGGCCCGCGGGAGTCCAGCGTGCCCGTGCGGACGGGTCCGGGCGGGATCAACCCGGGACATCTGATGGAACAACTCGTGCCCATGGTCCGGTCCCTGCTGCCCGGGTCGGGAGTGAGCGCGCTGGGCACGGCCGTCGTCGGGGCGGCCGGGCTCGCGACCCTCGGTGACGCCCTGCGGGCCGAGCTGCCCGCCGCGCTGGCCCGGGAGTTCGGGGTCCGGACCGTCGCGCTCGTCGCGGACGCGGTGACCGCCTACACCGGCGCCCTCGGCCCGCGCCCGGGTGCGGTGCTCGCCGCCGGCACCGGACTGATCGCGATCGGGACCGATCTCAAGGCCTGGCGGCGCGCGGACGGTTGGGGCCATCTGCTGGGCGACTGCGGTGGCGGGGCGTGGATCGGGCGGGCCGGGCTGGAGGCCGCGCTGCGCGCCCACGACGGGCGGCCCGGTGGCTCGACGGCCTTGCTGGCGCTGTCCGAGGAGGCGTTCGGGCCGGTGCGGGAGCTGCCCGGCCGGCTCTATCCGCGGTCCGACCGGCCCGCCGTGCTCGCCTCCTTCGCGCCCCGAGTGGCCGCCTGCGCGGACCGCGACCCGGTCGCCGCGGGCATCCTGCGCGAGGCGGCCCGGCACATGGCGGAGTCGGCGGCCGCGGTCTGCCCGGCGGAGGGCGAGCCGCGTGTCTGCCTCACCGGTGGCTTGTTCCGTACGGGTGCCGCCCTCGTCGTACCGCTGGAGGAAGAGCTGAGGCGACTGCTGCCGCACGCTCGACAGGTCCCCGCGGCGGGCGGGCCGTTGGAGGGATCGGTACTGATCGCCACAGAACTGGCGGGGAGTTCGTGCACCCTGCCGAGTGACGAGTCGATGTTGTACGTGGTGACCCCAAAGAGGGGCTGA
- a CDS encoding lactonase family protein, whose protein sequence is MAEGGGRRRAWIGSFTAAGGPGIVTATVSPETGALKALGALNGVPDPSYLALSADGGVLYAVSETAEGAVAAYRVTGDRPEPAGPPVPVDGNGPTHLAVHAGHVLTANYGSGSVTAVPLRADGALTAAPSGVLRHTGSGPHTPRQQGPHAHQVQPDPSGRWIVTVDLGTDSVRVCTLTDGALRVHREIALRPGSGPRHLAFHPDGSHAYVLNELTPTMTVCRWDAEEGLLKPLSEIQVLAGPPAGNAYPSGVVASPDGRFVWTATRGEDVLSTFTVEGDELRLVGTVFCGGEWPRALAESGGFLYVANERSGEVTWFAVDPETGLPRYEGSIEVPAASCVVFD, encoded by the coding sequence GTGGCAGAAGGCGGCGGGCGGCGACGGGCCTGGATCGGGTCGTTCACGGCGGCCGGAGGTCCCGGCATCGTGACGGCGACCGTGTCCCCGGAGACCGGGGCGCTGAAGGCGCTGGGCGCCCTGAACGGCGTACCCGATCCGTCGTATCTGGCCCTGTCGGCCGACGGCGGCGTGCTGTACGCGGTCAGCGAGACGGCCGAGGGCGCGGTGGCCGCGTACCGGGTGACCGGCGACCGCCCCGAGCCGGCCGGCCCGCCGGTGCCGGTGGACGGGAACGGGCCCACTCATCTCGCCGTGCACGCCGGACACGTCCTGACCGCCAACTACGGCTCCGGCAGTGTCACCGCCGTGCCCCTGCGCGCCGACGGGGCCCTCACCGCCGCCCCCTCCGGCGTGCTCCGGCACACCGGCTCGGGCCCGCACACGCCCCGCCAGCAGGGCCCGCACGCCCATCAGGTGCAGCCCGACCCCAGCGGCCGCTGGATCGTCACCGTCGACCTCGGCACCGACTCGGTGCGGGTGTGCACGCTGACGGACGGCGCGCTCCGCGTGCACCGCGAGATCGCCCTGCGTCCCGGCTCGGGCCCCCGCCATCTCGCCTTCCACCCCGACGGCAGCCACGCGTACGTCCTCAACGAGCTGACCCCGACCATGACCGTCTGCCGGTGGGACGCCGAGGAGGGCCTCCTGAAGCCCCTCAGCGAGATCCAGGTACTGGCCGGACCCCCGGCGGGGAACGCCTACCCGTCGGGCGTCGTCGCCTCCCCCGACGGCCGGTTCGTGTGGACCGCCACCCGCGGCGAGGACGTCCTGTCCACGTTCACCGTCGAGGGCGACGAACTGCGGCTGGTCGGCACCGTCTTCTGCGGCGGCGAATGGCCTCGGGCGCTCGCCGAGTCCGGCGGATTCCTGTACGTCGCGAACGAACGCTCCGGCGAGGTGACCTGGTTCGCAGTGGACCCCGAGACCGGCCTTCCGCGCTACGAGGGCTCGATCGAGGTACCGGCCGCGTCCTGCGTGGTCTTCGACTGA
- the modA gene encoding molybdate ABC transporter substrate-binding protein encodes MTRSVRTRRPVRVAALGAAALLALSACSSSDDSDSATSGSSASASAAAAKISGDITVFAAASLKESFTTLGQEFEKAHPGTKVTFSFGGSDSLAASITGGAPADVFASASPKTMKVVTDAQDNADAPATFVRNQLEIATLPGNPDKVASLKDLTNKDLKVVLCDRTVPCGAAAEKALTASRLKLTPVSYEEDVKSALNKVVLKEADAAVVYRTDVKAAGDKVEGVEFPESADAVNDYPIALLKESRNTGTARAFIALVRSAEGQKVLTAAGFLQP; translated from the coding sequence ATGACCCGTTCCGTGCGCACCCGCCGGCCCGTGCGGGTGGCCGCCCTGGGCGCCGCCGCGCTGCTGGCTCTGAGCGCCTGCTCGTCCTCCGACGACTCGGACTCCGCGACGTCGGGCTCCTCGGCTTCGGCGTCGGCCGCGGCGGCGAAGATCTCCGGTGACATCACCGTCTTCGCCGCCGCCTCGCTCAAGGAGAGCTTCACGACGCTGGGCCAGGAGTTCGAGAAGGCCCACCCCGGCACCAAGGTCACCTTCAGCTTCGGGGGCAGCGACTCCCTCGCCGCGTCCATCACCGGTGGGGCGCCCGCGGACGTGTTCGCCTCCGCCAGCCCCAAGACGATGAAGGTCGTCACGGACGCGCAGGACAACGCCGACGCGCCCGCCACCTTCGTCCGCAACCAGCTGGAGATCGCCACCCTGCCCGGCAACCCCGACAAGGTCGCCTCGCTGAAGGACCTCACGAACAAGGATCTGAAGGTCGTCCTGTGCGACAGGACGGTCCCCTGCGGTGCCGCCGCCGAGAAGGCGCTCACCGCGAGCAGGCTGAAGCTCACTCCGGTGTCCTATGAGGAGGACGTCAAGTCCGCGCTCAACAAGGTGGTGTTGAAGGAGGCCGACGCGGCCGTCGTGTACAGGACCGATGTGAAGGCGGCAGGTGACAAGGTGGAGGGCGTGGAGTTCCCCGAGTCAGCCGACGCCGTCAACGACTACCCGATCGCCCTGCTCAAGGAGTCGAGGAACACCGGGACCGCCAGGGCGTTCATCGCGCTGGTGCGGTCCGCCGAGGGCCAGAAGGTCCTGACCGCGGCCGGGTTCCTCCAGCCGTGA